The following are encoded together in the Hippoglossus stenolepis isolate QCI-W04-F060 chromosome 12, HSTE1.2, whole genome shotgun sequence genome:
- the mlh1 gene encoding DNA mismatch repair protein Mlh1, protein MAGVIRRLDETVVNRIAAGEVIQRPANAVKELIENCLDAKSSSIQVTVKDGGLKTLQIQDNGTGIRKEDMEIVCERFTTSKLQTFEDLSAIATYGFRGEALASISHVAHVTITTKTADAKCAHRANYSDGKMKGPLKQCAGNQGTQILVEDLFYNVSTRRKALKSPSDEHSRIVEVISRYAIHNSGKSFCVKKHGQTVADVRTLPNASVVDNIRVVFGNAVSRELIEVCCEDPKLAYKMKGYISNANYSMKKCILILFINHRLVESSALKKAIEAAYTAYLPKNAHPFLYLSLEIAPQNVDVNVHPTKHEVHFLHEDSVIESVQKHIESKLLGTNSSRTYFTQTLLPGLSISGGTEVKSSSATADSTERVYAHQMVRTDCRAQKLDAFLRPKEKPSPDPEAAGPSCKEAANKTTQPDGAEWDGTGDADMLEALAQQEAEVPKGEEEESSVGSFDAQRKRPRKEQQLEEEEDADLTAAATPKRRAIKLNSIKELRAEITENTHKGLQEMLQSHSFVGCVNPQWTLIQHHTKLYLLNTTKLSQELFYQILIYDFGNYGVLRLSTPAPLYDLAMLALDSEDSGWTEEDGPKEGLAQYIVDFLKKNAEMLQDYFSMEIDQEGNLRGLPLLLDKYTPVMEGLPMFILRLATEVNWDNEKDCFRDFSKECSMFYSIRKQYILEPEPGEEQDDEANSWRWKVEHIIFKAFRTLFSPPKKFSEDGTVLQIANLPDLYKVFERC, encoded by the exons ATGGCGGGAGTCATCCGGAGGCTCGACGAGACAGTGGTGAACAGGATCGCAGCAGGAGAAGTCATCCAGCGTCCTGCCAACGCTGTGAAAGAACTGATAGAAAACTG TTTAGATGCCAAGTCCAGCAGCATCCAGGTGACGGTGAAAGATGGAGGACTGAAGACGCTGCAGATTCAGGACAACGGCACAGGCATCAGG AAAGAAGATATGGAAATCGTCTGCGAGCGTTTCACCACCAGTAAGCTCCAGACTTTTGAGGACCTGTCAGCTATTGCTACTTATGGATTTAGAGGAGAG GCCCTTGCAAGTATAAGCCATGTTGCACATGTTACCATAACGACCAAAACAGCTGATGCCAAATGTGCACACAG AGCCAACTACAGTGATGGCAAAATGAAAGGTCCACTCAAACAATGTGCCGGAAACCAGGGAACACAGATTCTC GTGGAGGACCTCTTCTATAATGTGTCCACCAGGAGGAAAGCTCTAAAGAGCCCCAGTGATGAGCACTCCAGGATCGTAGAGGTGATCAGCAG GTACGCCATACACAATTCAGGAAAAAGCTTTTGTGTCAAAAAG CATGGACAGACTGTGGCAGATGTGAGGACTCTTCCTAACGCATCCGTAGTGGATAATATTCGAGTCGTGTTTGGCAACGCAGTCAGCAG GGAGCTCATTGAAGTTTGCTGTGAAGATCCGAAGCTCGCCTACAAGATGAAGGGCTACATCTCAAACGCAAACTACTCAATGAAGAAATGCATCCTGATCCTCTTCATCAACC ATCGTCTGGTGGAGTCGAGTGCGTTGAAGAAAGCGATCGAGGCCGCTTACACCGCTTATCTTCCCAAGAACGCACATCCTTTCCTTTACCTCAG CCTAGAGATCGCCCCACAGAATGTAGACGTCAACGTTCACCCCACCAAGCACGAGGTGCATTTCTTACATGAAGACAGCGTCATCGAGAGTGTTCAGAAGCACATCGAGAGCAAACTGCTGGGCACCAACTCCTCACGCACATATTTCACACAA acgTTGCTGCCAGGCCTGTCGATCTCAGGTGGCACGGAGGTGAAGTCCTCCAGCGCCACAGCAGATTCTACTGAGCGAGTCTACGCGCATCAGATGGTGAGGACCGACTGTCGCGCTCAGAAACTGGACGCATTCCTCCGGCCGAAAGAGAAGCCGTCCCCTGACCCAGAGGCAGCTGGTCCTAGCTGCAAAGAGGCCGCGAACAAAACCACCCAGCCTGACGGCGCAGAGTGGGATGGGACGGGAGATGCAGATATGCTGGAGGCCTTGGCTcagcaggaggcagaggtgCCAAAaggcgaagaagaagaaagcagtGTCGGCAGTTTTGATGCTCAAAG GAAGCGACCgaggaaggagcagcagctagaagaggaagaagacgcGGACCTGACGGCTGCAGCCACGCCCAAGAGGCGAGCCATAAAACTGAACAGCATCAAAGAGCTGAGAGCCGAGAtcactgagaacacacacaaag gTCTTCAGGAAATGCTGCAGAGCCACTCGTTTGTGGGCTGCGTCAATCCCCAGTGGACTCTGATCCAACATCACACCAAACTGTACCTGCTCAACACAACCAAACTCAG TCAGGAGCTTTTCTACCAAATACTGATCTACGACTTTGGGAACTATGGTGTACTAAGACTATCT ACTCCGGCTCCGCTCTATGACCTGGCCATGTTGGCTCTGGACAGTGAGGACAGCGGCTGGACTGAAGAGGACGGACCTAAAGAAGGCCTGGCTCAGTACATCGTGGACTTCCTGAAGAAGAATGCAGAGATGCTGCAGGATTACTTCTCCATGGAGATAGACCAG GAAGGGAATCTACGAGGGCTTCCTCTTCTGCTTGATAAGTACACTCCTGTCATGGAAGGTCTCCCCATGTTCATCCTGCGCCTGGCCACTGAG GTGAACTGGGACAATGAGAAGGATTGCTTCAGAGACTTCAGTAAAGAGTGCAGCATGTTCTACTCCATCAGGAAACAGTACATCCTGGAGCCCGAGCCCGGAGAGGAGCAG GATGATGAGGCCAACTCGTGGCGTTGGAAAGTGGAACACATCATCTTTAAAGCTTTTCGAACCCTCTTCAGTCCGCCCAAGAAGTTCAGCGAGGACGGCACGGTGCTGCAGATCGCCAACTTACCTGATCTCTACAAAGTGTTTGAGAGGTGCTGA